In a single window of the Rhodothermales bacterium genome:
- a CDS encoding M48 family metalloprotease → MLPHYRVFSLLALFLLSPLGFSLSGCGTQTTNLVTGETTRGAYSWQEEVQLGTDANQQIIAQYGLYDDPQLAAYVDRIGQAVLRTSAYGEASTPAEIRNTPFYFQVLDSDVVNAFALPGGYTYVTRGLLAFLENEAQLAVVLGHEAGHVLARHSSQRAANAQLGQLGLLGAAVLGGVVGGGNVAEGILNYGGTGLQLLTLSYSRDAEREADRAGVAYSEFAGYDAAEGAKFFRSLSRLGEQSGGSLPSFLSTHPDPGEREQTIPQLAAQYDPQGTEVNAQPYLQQIEGIVLGSNPRQGFTENGMFYHPDLAFSFDYPNGWQVLNGAAAVQIAEPNGRAVMEFTFAPEDSPQAAARAFAGQQGFNLSSQEATTVNGNQAYAISGTANTQQGELAIAAYFIEYGGTVYRFMGLTGANTFSQYRDEFLSTFRSFERLTNREYLNRQPVRLDVVQVDRAGSFQSFLRGRPSPIGLDENTLAIMNNVQLNETIPAGTALKLPRN, encoded by the coding sequence ATGCTCCCACATTACCGCGTTTTCTCCCTCCTCGCGCTGTTCCTGCTGAGCCCGCTCGGCTTCTCCCTCTCCGGCTGCGGCACGCAGACCACGAACCTCGTCACCGGCGAGACGACGCGCGGGGCGTACAGCTGGCAGGAAGAGGTGCAGCTCGGCACCGACGCTAACCAGCAGATCATCGCGCAGTACGGGCTCTACGACGACCCGCAGCTCGCGGCCTACGTCGACCGCATCGGGCAGGCCGTGCTGCGGACGAGCGCCTACGGCGAGGCGAGCACGCCCGCCGAGATCCGCAACACCCCGTTTTATTTCCAGGTGCTCGACAGTGACGTGGTGAATGCGTTCGCCCTCCCGGGCGGCTACACCTACGTCACGCGCGGGCTGCTGGCGTTTCTCGAAAACGAGGCCCAACTCGCTGTCGTGCTCGGGCACGAGGCGGGGCACGTGCTCGCCCGGCACTCGTCGCAGCGTGCGGCGAATGCCCAGCTCGGCCAGCTCGGGCTCCTCGGGGCCGCCGTGCTCGGCGGGGTCGTCGGCGGCGGGAACGTGGCTGAGGGCATCCTCAACTACGGCGGCACCGGGCTCCAGCTCCTCACGCTCAGCTACAGCCGCGACGCCGAGCGCGAGGCCGACCGTGCGGGCGTCGCCTATTCCGAGTTCGCCGGGTACGACGCCGCCGAAGGAGCCAAGTTTTTCCGCTCGCTAAGCCGGCTCGGCGAGCAGAGCGGCGGCAGCCTCCCGTCCTTCCTCTCCACCCATCCCGATCCCGGCGAGCGCGAGCAGACGATCCCCCAACTCGCCGCGCAGTACGATCCGCAGGGCACCGAAGTCAACGCCCAGCCCTACCTCCAGCAGATCGAGGGCATCGTGCTCGGCAGCAATCCACGGCAGGGCTTCACCGAGAACGGGATGTTCTACCACCCCGACCTCGCCTTCTCGTTCGACTACCCGAACGGCTGGCAGGTCCTGAACGGCGCGGCGGCGGTGCAGATCGCCGAGCCGAACGGACGGGCGGTGATGGAGTTCACGTTCGCGCCGGAGGACTCGCCGCAGGCCGCGGCGCGCGCCTTCGCCGGCCAGCAAGGCTTTAACCTGTCGAGCCAGGAGGCGACGACGGTGAACGGCAACCAGGCCTACGCCATCAGCGGAACGGCCAACACGCAGCAGGGCGAACTCGCGATCGCGGCCTACTTCATCGAGTATGGCGGCACCGTCTATCGCTTCATGGGCCTCACCGGCGCGAACACCTTCAGCCAGTACCGCGACGAGTTCCTCTCGACATTCCGCAGCTTCGAGCGCCTCACGAATCGGGAGTACCTCAACCGCCAGCCCGTCCGGCTCGACGTGGTGCAGGTAGATCGGGCGGGGTCGTTCCAGTCATTCCTGCGCGGCCGTCCCTCGCCCATCGGGCTCGACGAGAACACGCTCGCGATTATGAACAACGTCCAACTCAACGAGACGATTCCGGCGGGCACGGCGTTGAAGCTGCCGCGGAATTAG